A genomic window from Sparus aurata chromosome 4, fSpaAur1.1, whole genome shotgun sequence includes:
- the LOC115579725 gene encoding SHC-transforming protein 4-like isoform X1, producing the protein MREQTLPRFKSQTGLLPGMLKRSKYSRLRNDSLTSLEDRPLKRDLCLDSDFAQLDPGAPTHHGPSTLRDFIPRMANIRLQSPVSLRALRGQTAGPTDRPLSTNEWGSGPDQRFCSQPSLNVPLSTRPSALSCTKRPITLHRMASLPSCPTCSQHRDGLCCLKTSSAANRTVHHHIKYMGSVEVTQSMRTLDFDTRMQVTREAISRLCERTSARTAVKSKRPVCKSPSAVLGQINLQFSGRRIILAVSTDSMTLIAASSLQKIAHHPMQAISFASGGDPDMADYIAYVAKDLFNQRACHILECPQGRAGEVINSIGQAFETRFRQLLNHTPSLLCDNPRSAVRLCHKWSPEKTTTDQKAEQKGEVREHRDYYNMIPGKMPPAGGTEDLRITTEEDSVDLLQVCSTQPVSLYENCSITEETTAPPADSVECEVRAQQSAPLSEIQDLIQEEGWFHGRLGRQQAESLLTCSGDFLVRESSSASGQYVLSGMEGATVRHMLLVDPHGQVRTRDQVFLSVGHLVRFHMENQMPIVSGSSELCLKQPVLQRH; encoded by the exons ATGAGAGAGCAAACCTTACCCAGGTTCAAATCACAGACAGGACTCTTACCAG GCATGCTGAAGCGCAGCAAATACAGCCGTCTGCGCAACGATTCCCTGACGTCCCTGGAGGATCGGCCCCTGAAGAGGGACCTTTGCTTGGACTCTGATTTCGCCCAGCTGGATCCAGGGGCGCCTACTCACCATGGGCCATCCACCCTGAGGGACTTCATCCCCCGCATGGCCAACATCCGATTGCAAAGTCCAGTTTCCCTGCGGGCCCTGAGGGGACAGACAGCTGGACCCACTGACAGACCCTTGTCCACGAACGAGTGGGGCTCAGGGCCCGATCAGAGATTTTGTAGCCAACCTTCCCTCAATGTCCCCCTATCGACCAGACCCTCGGCTCTGAGCTGCACAAAAAGACCCATCACCCTGCACCGGATGGCTAGCCTCCCCAGCTGTCCTACCTGCTCGCAACACAGAGACGGTTTGTGCTGTTTGAAGACTTCCTCTGCAGCGAACAGAACGGTCCACCATCACATCAAG TACATGGGCAGTGTTGAGGTGACCCAGTCCATGAGAACTCTCGACTTTGACACGAGAATGCAAGTCACACG agaggCAATCAGCAGACTGTGTGAGAGGACATCAGCCAGGACAGCAGTAAAAAGTAAAAGG CCTGTTTGTAAGTCGCCGTCTGCTGTTCTGGGTCAAATCAACCTCCAGTTCTCTGGCAGGAGGATCATCCTCGCTGTCTCCACCGACAGTATGACTCTGATCGCGGCATCCTCCTTACAG AAGATCGCCCATCACCCCATGCAGGCCATTTCATTTGCCTCAGGAGGAGACCCG GACATGGCAGATTACATCGCCTATGTTGCCAAGGATCTGTTCAATCAGAGAG cgTGCCACATCCTGGAGTGTCCTCAGGGTCGAGCCGGTGAGGTCATCAACAGCATCGGTCAGGCCTTCGAGACTCGTTTCCGCCAACTTCTCAACCACACACCATCGCTGCTCTGCGACAATCCCAG ATCAGCAGTCAGACTCTGTCACAAATGGAGCCCAGAGAAGACAACAACAGACCAAAAGGCCGAGCAGAAGGGTGAAGTCAGGGAGCATCGTGACTACTATAATATGATCCCAGGAAAGATGCCACCTGCTGGTGGAACAGAGGACCTGCGGATCACGACGGAGGAGGACAGTGTTGACCTCCTGCAG GTTTGTTCTACTCAGCCTGTTTCACTGTATGAGAACTGCTCCATCACAGAAGAGActacagctccacctgcag ACTCAGTTGAGTGTGAGGTCAGAGCTCAACAGAGCGCTCCTCTCTCTGAGATCCAGGACCTGATCCAGGAGGAGGGCTGGTTTCATGGCAG GTTAGGAAGACAGCAGGCGGAGTCACTCCTCACCTGTAGTGGGGATTTCCTGGTCAGAGAGAGCAGCTCTGCCTCTGGTCAGTATGTCCTCAGTGGTATGGAGGGAGCCACCGTGCGTCACATGCTGCTGGTTGATCCACATGGACAG GTGCGGACCCGTGATCAGGTGTTCCTGAGCGTTGGTCACCTGGTGCGTTTCCACATGGAGAACCAGATGCCCATCGTGTCGGGGAGCAGCGAGCTGTGTCTGAAACAGCCAGTCCTGCAgagacactaa
- the LOC115579725 gene encoding SHC-transforming protein 4-like isoform X3: MLKRSKYSRLRNDSLTSLEDRPLKRDLCLDSDFAQLDPGAPTHHGPSTLRDFIPRMANIRLQSPVSLRALRGQTAGPTDRPLSTNEWGSGPDQRFCSQPSLNVPLSTRPSALSCTKRPITLHRMASLPSCPTCSQHRDGLCCLKTSSAANRTVHHHIKYMGSVEVTQSMRTLDFDTRMQVTREAISRLCERTSARTAVKSKRPVCKSPSAVLGQINLQFSGRRIILAVSTDSMTLIAASSLQKIAHHPMQAISFASGGDPDMADYIAYVAKDLFNQRACHILECPQGRAGEVINSIGQAFETRFRQLLNHTPSLLCDNPRSAVRLCHKWSPEKTTTDQKAEQKGEVREHRDYYNMIPGKMPPAGGTEDLRITTEEDSVDLLQVCSTQPVSLYENCSITEETTAPPADSVECEVRAQQSAPLSEIQDLIQEEGWFHGRLGRQQAESLLTCSGDFLVRESSSASGQYVLSGMEGATVRHMLLVDPHGQVRTRDQVFLSVGHLVRFHMENQMPIVSGSSELCLKQPVLQRH; the protein is encoded by the exons ATGCTGAAGCGCAGCAAATACAGCCGTCTGCGCAACGATTCCCTGACGTCCCTGGAGGATCGGCCCCTGAAGAGGGACCTTTGCTTGGACTCTGATTTCGCCCAGCTGGATCCAGGGGCGCCTACTCACCATGGGCCATCCACCCTGAGGGACTTCATCCCCCGCATGGCCAACATCCGATTGCAAAGTCCAGTTTCCCTGCGGGCCCTGAGGGGACAGACAGCTGGACCCACTGACAGACCCTTGTCCACGAACGAGTGGGGCTCAGGGCCCGATCAGAGATTTTGTAGCCAACCTTCCCTCAATGTCCCCCTATCGACCAGACCCTCGGCTCTGAGCTGCACAAAAAGACCCATCACCCTGCACCGGATGGCTAGCCTCCCCAGCTGTCCTACCTGCTCGCAACACAGAGACGGTTTGTGCTGTTTGAAGACTTCCTCTGCAGCGAACAGAACGGTCCACCATCACATCAAG TACATGGGCAGTGTTGAGGTGACCCAGTCCATGAGAACTCTCGACTTTGACACGAGAATGCAAGTCACACG agaggCAATCAGCAGACTGTGTGAGAGGACATCAGCCAGGACAGCAGTAAAAAGTAAAAGG CCTGTTTGTAAGTCGCCGTCTGCTGTTCTGGGTCAAATCAACCTCCAGTTCTCTGGCAGGAGGATCATCCTCGCTGTCTCCACCGACAGTATGACTCTGATCGCGGCATCCTCCTTACAG AAGATCGCCCATCACCCCATGCAGGCCATTTCATTTGCCTCAGGAGGAGACCCG GACATGGCAGATTACATCGCCTATGTTGCCAAGGATCTGTTCAATCAGAGAG cgTGCCACATCCTGGAGTGTCCTCAGGGTCGAGCCGGTGAGGTCATCAACAGCATCGGTCAGGCCTTCGAGACTCGTTTCCGCCAACTTCTCAACCACACACCATCGCTGCTCTGCGACAATCCCAG ATCAGCAGTCAGACTCTGTCACAAATGGAGCCCAGAGAAGACAACAACAGACCAAAAGGCCGAGCAGAAGGGTGAAGTCAGGGAGCATCGTGACTACTATAATATGATCCCAGGAAAGATGCCACCTGCTGGTGGAACAGAGGACCTGCGGATCACGACGGAGGAGGACAGTGTTGACCTCCTGCAG GTTTGTTCTACTCAGCCTGTTTCACTGTATGAGAACTGCTCCATCACAGAAGAGActacagctccacctgcag ACTCAGTTGAGTGTGAGGTCAGAGCTCAACAGAGCGCTCCTCTCTCTGAGATCCAGGACCTGATCCAGGAGGAGGGCTGGTTTCATGGCAG GTTAGGAAGACAGCAGGCGGAGTCACTCCTCACCTGTAGTGGGGATTTCCTGGTCAGAGAGAGCAGCTCTGCCTCTGGTCAGTATGTCCTCAGTGGTATGGAGGGAGCCACCGTGCGTCACATGCTGCTGGTTGATCCACATGGACAG GTGCGGACCCGTGATCAGGTGTTCCTGAGCGTTGGTCACCTGGTGCGTTTCCACATGGAGAACCAGATGCCCATCGTGTCGGGGAGCAGCGAGCTGTGTCTGAAACAGCCAGTCCTGCAgagacactaa
- the LOC115579725 gene encoding SHC-transforming protein 4-like isoform X2: MREQTLPRFKSQTGLLPGMLKRSKYSRLRNDSLTSLEDRPLKRDLCLDSDFAQLDPGAPTHHGPSTLRDFIPRMANIRLQSPVSLRALRGQTAGPTDRPLSTNEWGSGPDQRFCSQPSLNVPLSTRPSALSCTKRPITLHRMASLPSCPTCSQHRDGLCCLKTSSAANRTVHHHIKYMGSVEVTQSMRTLDFDTRMQVTREAISRLCERTSARTAVKSKRPVCKSPSAVLGQINLQFSGRRIILAVSTDSMTLIAASSLQIAHHPMQAISFASGGDPDMADYIAYVAKDLFNQRACHILECPQGRAGEVINSIGQAFETRFRQLLNHTPSLLCDNPRSAVRLCHKWSPEKTTTDQKAEQKGEVREHRDYYNMIPGKMPPAGGTEDLRITTEEDSVDLLQVCSTQPVSLYENCSITEETTAPPADSVECEVRAQQSAPLSEIQDLIQEEGWFHGRLGRQQAESLLTCSGDFLVRESSSASGQYVLSGMEGATVRHMLLVDPHGQVRTRDQVFLSVGHLVRFHMENQMPIVSGSSELCLKQPVLQRH; the protein is encoded by the exons ATGAGAGAGCAAACCTTACCCAGGTTCAAATCACAGACAGGACTCTTACCAG GCATGCTGAAGCGCAGCAAATACAGCCGTCTGCGCAACGATTCCCTGACGTCCCTGGAGGATCGGCCCCTGAAGAGGGACCTTTGCTTGGACTCTGATTTCGCCCAGCTGGATCCAGGGGCGCCTACTCACCATGGGCCATCCACCCTGAGGGACTTCATCCCCCGCATGGCCAACATCCGATTGCAAAGTCCAGTTTCCCTGCGGGCCCTGAGGGGACAGACAGCTGGACCCACTGACAGACCCTTGTCCACGAACGAGTGGGGCTCAGGGCCCGATCAGAGATTTTGTAGCCAACCTTCCCTCAATGTCCCCCTATCGACCAGACCCTCGGCTCTGAGCTGCACAAAAAGACCCATCACCCTGCACCGGATGGCTAGCCTCCCCAGCTGTCCTACCTGCTCGCAACACAGAGACGGTTTGTGCTGTTTGAAGACTTCCTCTGCAGCGAACAGAACGGTCCACCATCACATCAAG TACATGGGCAGTGTTGAGGTGACCCAGTCCATGAGAACTCTCGACTTTGACACGAGAATGCAAGTCACACG agaggCAATCAGCAGACTGTGTGAGAGGACATCAGCCAGGACAGCAGTAAAAAGTAAAAGG CCTGTTTGTAAGTCGCCGTCTGCTGTTCTGGGTCAAATCAACCTCCAGTTCTCTGGCAGGAGGATCATCCTCGCTGTCTCCACCGACAGTATGACTCTGATCGCGGCATCCTCCTTACAG ATCGCCCATCACCCCATGCAGGCCATTTCATTTGCCTCAGGAGGAGACCCG GACATGGCAGATTACATCGCCTATGTTGCCAAGGATCTGTTCAATCAGAGAG cgTGCCACATCCTGGAGTGTCCTCAGGGTCGAGCCGGTGAGGTCATCAACAGCATCGGTCAGGCCTTCGAGACTCGTTTCCGCCAACTTCTCAACCACACACCATCGCTGCTCTGCGACAATCCCAG ATCAGCAGTCAGACTCTGTCACAAATGGAGCCCAGAGAAGACAACAACAGACCAAAAGGCCGAGCAGAAGGGTGAAGTCAGGGAGCATCGTGACTACTATAATATGATCCCAGGAAAGATGCCACCTGCTGGTGGAACAGAGGACCTGCGGATCACGACGGAGGAGGACAGTGTTGACCTCCTGCAG GTTTGTTCTACTCAGCCTGTTTCACTGTATGAGAACTGCTCCATCACAGAAGAGActacagctccacctgcag ACTCAGTTGAGTGTGAGGTCAGAGCTCAACAGAGCGCTCCTCTCTCTGAGATCCAGGACCTGATCCAGGAGGAGGGCTGGTTTCATGGCAG GTTAGGAAGACAGCAGGCGGAGTCACTCCTCACCTGTAGTGGGGATTTCCTGGTCAGAGAGAGCAGCTCTGCCTCTGGTCAGTATGTCCTCAGTGGTATGGAGGGAGCCACCGTGCGTCACATGCTGCTGGTTGATCCACATGGACAG GTGCGGACCCGTGATCAGGTGTTCCTGAGCGTTGGTCACCTGGTGCGTTTCCACATGGAGAACCAGATGCCCATCGTGTCGGGGAGCAGCGAGCTGTGTCTGAAACAGCCAGTCCTGCAgagacactaa